A portion of the Falco naumanni isolate bFalNau1 chromosome 9, bFalNau1.pat, whole genome shotgun sequence genome contains these proteins:
- the HIF1AN gene encoding hypoxia-inducible factor 1-alpha inhibitor isoform X2, with amino-acid sequence MAAAASSSAAAAGCQEGPAVAAGAGSGWSESQFRRYSFETRPIPRLSHSDPRAEELIENEEPVVLTDTNLVYPALKWDLDYLQENIGNGDFSVYSASTHKFLYYDEKKMANFKNFKPKSSREEMKFAEFVDRLSEIQQKGSAERLYLQQTLNDTVGRKIVVDFLGFNWNWINKQQGKRGWGQLTSNLLLIGMEGNVTPAHYDEQQNFFAQIKGYKRCILFPPDQFECLYPYPVHHPCDRQSQVDFDNPDYEKFPNFRSVVGYEAVVGPGDVLYIPMYWWHHIESLLNGGITITVNFWYKGAPTPKRIEYPLKAHQKVAIMRNIEKMLGEALGNPQEVGPLLNMMIKGRYD; translated from the exons ATGGCAGCGGCGGCCTCCTCTtcggcggcggccgcgggctGCCAGGAGGGCCCGGCGGTagcggcaggggcagggagcggCTGGAGCGAATCCCAGTTCCGGCGTTACTCCTTCGAGACGCGGCCTATCCCGCGGCTCAGCCACAGCGACCCCCGCGCCGAGGAGCTCATCGAGAACGAG GAGCCGGTGGTGCTGACAGATACGAATCTGGTTTATCCAGCTCTGAAATGGGACCTGGACTACCTTCAGGAAAACATTGGCAATGGGGACTTCTCAGTGTATAGTGCCAGCACACACAAGTTTTTGTACTATGATGAGAAGAAAATGGCCAATTTTAAGAACTTCAAACCCAAGTCGAGCAGGGAAGAGATGAAGTTTGCTGAGTTTGTGGACAGACTCAgtgaaatacaacaaaaaggGAGTGCTGAGAG GCTGTATCTGCAGCAAACACTGAATGACACAGTTGGAAGGAAGATTGTGGTGGATTTCCTTGGTTTCAACTGGAACTGGATTAACAAGCAACAAGGGAAACGTGGCTGGGGTCAGCTGACTTCTAACTTGCTTCTTATTGGCATGGAAG GGAATGTGACACCAGCTCATTATGATGAGCAGCAGAACTTCTTTGCTCAGATTAAGGGTTACAAGAGATGTATCCTGTTCCCTCCTGATCAGTTTGAATGCCTCTACCCTTATCCTGTGCACCATCCGTGTGACAGACAGAGCCAG GTGGACTTTGACAATCCTGACTATGAGAAGTTTCCAAACTTCCGGAGCGTGGTTGGCTATGAGGCGGTGGTGGGGCCAGGGGATGTGTTATACATACCTATGTACTG GTGGCACCACATTGAGTCTCTCCTGAATGGGGGGATTACCATCACTGTGAACTTCTGGTACAAG GGTGCCCCAACCCCAAAGAGAATCGAGTATCCATTAAAGGCTCATCAGAAAGTGGCGATAATGAGGAACATTGAGAAGATGTTGGGAGAAGCCTTAGGAAATCCACAAGAG gTGGGTCCGTTGTTGAATATGATGATTAAGGGACGGTATGACTAA
- the NDUFB8 gene encoding NADH dehydrogenase [ubiquinone] 1 beta subcomplex subunit 8, mitochondrial: protein MAAAGLRGVLWRRAAAGLRPGWAGAAAPMGARAASEAPKNLMPGPYPRTPEERAAAARKYNMRVEDYEPYPDDGFGYGDYPKLANKSFHERDPWYQWDQPDVRHNWGEPMHWDFDMYIRNRVDTSPTPVAWHTMRKHFLVFLSTMLIMFGLGEIYPSYRPVGPKQYPFNDLYLEKGGDPNKEPPVVTHYEI from the exons ATGGCGGCGGCCGGGCTGCGCGGTGTCCTctggcggcgggcggccgccgggctgcggccgggctgggccggggcggcggcgcccaTGGGGGCGCGGGCGG CCTCGGAGGCGCCCAAGAACCTGATGCCTGGGCCGTACCCACGAACACCGGAGGAGCGGGCAGCCGCTGCAAGGAAGTACAACATGCGGGTGGAGGACTACGAGCCCTACCCCGACGATGGCTTTGG GTATGGTGACTATCCCAAGCTTGCTAATAAGTCTTTTCATGAGCGAGACCCCTGGTACCAGTGGGACCAGCCAGACGTGAGGCATAACTGGGGAGAGCCG ATGCACTGGGACTTTGACATGTACATTCGGAACCGTGTTGATACATCCCCCACTCCAGTTGCCTGGCACACCATGCGCAAACACTTCCTTGTCTTTTTGAGTACCATGCTGATCATGTTTGGTCTTGGAGAGATCTACCCATCTTACAGGCCTGTG GGACCGAAGCAATATCCCTTCAATGACCTGTatctggagaaaggaggagaccCCAATAAAGAGCCACCAGTGGTGACACACTATGAAATCTGA
- the HIF1AN gene encoding hypoxia-inducible factor 1-alpha inhibitor isoform X1 translates to MLPCRAALVFVLDKLDFVLEPVVLTDTNLVYPALKWDLDYLQENIGNGDFSVYSASTHKFLYYDEKKMANFKNFKPKSSREEMKFAEFVDRLSEIQQKGSAERLYLQQTLNDTVGRKIVVDFLGFNWNWINKQQGKRGWGQLTSNLLLIGMEGNVTPAHYDEQQNFFAQIKGYKRCILFPPDQFECLYPYPVHHPCDRQSQVDFDNPDYEKFPNFRSVVGYEAVVGPGDVLYIPMYWWHHIESLLNGGITITVNFWYKGAPTPKRIEYPLKAHQKVAIMRNIEKMLGEALGNPQEVGPLLNMMIKGRYD, encoded by the exons ATGCTGCCTTGCAGAGCGGCTCTTGTGTTTGTTCTGGATAAGCTCGATTTCGTTTTG GAGCCGGTGGTGCTGACAGATACGAATCTGGTTTATCCAGCTCTGAAATGGGACCTGGACTACCTTCAGGAAAACATTGGCAATGGGGACTTCTCAGTGTATAGTGCCAGCACACACAAGTTTTTGTACTATGATGAGAAGAAAATGGCCAATTTTAAGAACTTCAAACCCAAGTCGAGCAGGGAAGAGATGAAGTTTGCTGAGTTTGTGGACAGACTCAgtgaaatacaacaaaaaggGAGTGCTGAGAG GCTGTATCTGCAGCAAACACTGAATGACACAGTTGGAAGGAAGATTGTGGTGGATTTCCTTGGTTTCAACTGGAACTGGATTAACAAGCAACAAGGGAAACGTGGCTGGGGTCAGCTGACTTCTAACTTGCTTCTTATTGGCATGGAAG GGAATGTGACACCAGCTCATTATGATGAGCAGCAGAACTTCTTTGCTCAGATTAAGGGTTACAAGAGATGTATCCTGTTCCCTCCTGATCAGTTTGAATGCCTCTACCCTTATCCTGTGCACCATCCGTGTGACAGACAGAGCCAG GTGGACTTTGACAATCCTGACTATGAGAAGTTTCCAAACTTCCGGAGCGTGGTTGGCTATGAGGCGGTGGTGGGGCCAGGGGATGTGTTATACATACCTATGTACTG GTGGCACCACATTGAGTCTCTCCTGAATGGGGGGATTACCATCACTGTGAACTTCTGGTACAAG GGTGCCCCAACCCCAAAGAGAATCGAGTATCCATTAAAGGCTCATCAGAAAGTGGCGATAATGAGGAACATTGAGAAGATGTTGGGAGAAGCCTTAGGAAATCCACAAGAG gTGGGTCCGTTGTTGAATATGATGATTAAGGGACGGTATGACTAA